The following are encoded together in the Plasmodium brasilianum strain Bolivian I chromosome 10, whole genome shotgun sequence genome:
- a CDS encoding hypothetical protein (conserved Plasmodium protein), with the protein MGTQGSLSSHSSTIYDSTCISKESTEERDDTPPSSEYKRSDKNWFAVENIKLRNKIKHLKGKCEKIRRALNVKCELLKNRQETQPNKNFYIELDKILSKRKKGKKFKNTYIQTDINFLNPFLKTWGCYFEDYDIKKISSDGEVENLRRKRFQKSISEIRYDKNIQIKRNDLNEEGKCEKKKNKQNFSSYIDRKYSIISKNSNSLKIPQHIIYKKNNLKYSLYTDDEIIFIKEITEDVPRKGKHEDHHQEEQDMQEDVQIPLESDPFARTSSLQVKGDYKCNGEGAIGQNDTQKVVIQLSDNRQRGYPLLDRGYVISGHGLPGENLKKMRRTYDENKYKSYSMHKSNNIHIHDDKKSYSSKIEEGYAGNTCEMEVAPSEEDNNDFTLRKEKFSLNFFDTSAISKNDCGVLANEIDSKLQGTGKKKKKKNCTSSDEQSIHGKVVSNEEMKVQQKRGNPNEGDAIHVKCRRNKLFFKNNSIHHNENDNIINQYMYHYEKPIGKSWSWSNFAEIDINKQNKEDFRSTEKNANERRIIRDDTNKNNNMNIIYCSSFESKKRNSISNTIQHVFVTNSGSSGSLFNKSVRSNLRNETLFKGEVTHCDNGYTQNGKTCFNLTSKSEEENYEKISLLSNHFSNIGTWCCQKNSDKMAYSSYFMENRKMWSLPQYNSSKYESVIAHENKKGSSCNCTSIGIKCNSKKKKKKEKEKKTNEKENKKDNKNENKNYDGSNNSNKNGGSNGKNISNNLKSVSPSASSLQTEDETTLFNSEKDYHYIKNMDDTNKNEKKDTPGKEVNLLQHKHYHLASERKQLLKNSNENYYQLLNMGGNNEDTTSLNDNNEFSLSDVEKIEKSSHQIWKRSLQHKKKAFLFYL; encoded by the exons ATGGGAACACAGGGGAGCCTTTCTTCACATTCCTCCACAATTTACGATTCCACATGCATATCCAAGGAGAGTACGGAGGAGAGGGATGATACCCCCCCTTCCTCTGAGTATAAAAGAAGTGATAAGAATTGGTTTGCagttgaaaatataaaactccgaaataaaataaaacatttaaagGGAAAATGCGAAAAAATCAGAAGGGCCCTGAATGTCAA GTGCGAACTTCTCAAAAATAGACAAGAAACACAGCCGAACAAAAACTTCTACATAGAACTAGATAAAATACTgagtaaaaggaaaaaaggaaaaaaatttaaaaacacTTACATTCAAACGGATATAAACTTTCTAAACccctttttaaaaacatgGGGATGTTACTTTGAAGActatgatattaaaaaaatttcaagtGATGGAGAAGTTGAAAatttaagaagaaaaagatttCAGAAAAGTATAAGTGAAATTcgatatgataaaaatattcaaataaaacgCAACGATTTAAATGAAGAAGgtaaatgtgaaaaaaaaaaaaataaacaaaattttagTTCGTACATTGATAGAAAATACTCCATTATTagtaaaaattcaaattcGCTTAAAATTCCTCagcatattatatacaaaaaaaataatttaaaatatagctTATATACCGATGATGAAATCATTttcataaaagaaataacgGAGGATGTTCCTAGGAAGGGAAAGCATGAGGACCACCACCAGGAAGAGCAGGATATGCAGGAAGACGTGCAAATACCTCTTGAAAGTGATCCATTCGCTAGAACTAGCAGCTTACAAGTAAAGGGAGATTATAAATGTAACGGGGAAGGTGCCATCGGCCAAAATGATACGCAGAAAGTCGTCATTCAGCTAAGTGATAACCGACAAAGGGGTTATCCTTTGCTTGATAGGGGATACGTTATCTCAGGGCATGGACTACCGggagaaaatttaaaaaagatgcGAAGGACctatgatgaaaataaatataaatcttACAGCATGCACAAAAGCaataacatacatatacacgaTGATAAGAAGTCATATAGTAGTAAAATAGAGGAGGGGTATGCCGGGAACACCTGCGAAATGGAAGTAGCACCTAGTGAGGAAGATAACAATGATTTCACATTGAGGAAAGAGAAATTttctcttaatttttttgacaCAAGTGCTATTTCGAAAAACGACTGTGGTGTACTTGCGAATGAAATAGATAGCAAACTACAGGGTactggaaaaaaaaaaaaaaaaaaaaattgtacatcTTCAGATGAACAAAGTATTCATGGTAAAGTGGTAAGCAACGAAGAGATGAAGGTACAGCAGAAGAGGGGGAATCCAAATGAAGGTGATGCAATCCATGTTAAATGCAGAAGAAATAAACtctttttcaaaaacaaCAGTATTCAtcataatgaaaatgataacATAATAAACCAATATATGTATCATTATGAAAAGCCAATAGGAAAAAGTTGGAGTTGGTCTAATTTTGCAGaaatagatataaataaacaaaacaaaGAAGACTTTCGTTCTACCGAAAAAAATGCTAATGAAAGAAGGATAATAAGAGATGATACAAATAAGAATAAcaatatgaatattatttattgcaGTTCTTttgaaagtaaaaaaagaaacagtATTTCGAATACCATTCAACATGTATTTGTAACAAATAGTGGAAGTAGTGGTAGTCTATTCAACAAAAGTGTAAGGAGCAATTTGAGAAACGAAACTCTGTTCAAAGGGGAAGTCACACATTGTGATAATGGATATACACAAAATGGAAAGACATGTTTTAACCTAACTTCAAAAAGTGAAGaggaaaattatgaaaagatATCACTACTATCAAATCATTTTAGTAATATCGGAACGTGGTGTTGTCAAAAGAACTCTGACAAAATGGCatattcttcatattttatggAGAATAGAAAAATGTGGTCTTTACCACAATACAATAGTAGTAAATACGAATCAGTCATAGcacatgaaaataaaaaggggtCAAGTTGTAACTG CACCTCAATCGGCATCAAGTGcaatagcaaaaaaaaaaaaaaaaaagaaaaagagaagaaaacaaatgaaaaagaaaataaaaaagataacaaaaatgaaaataaaaactacgatggtagtaataatagtaataaaaatggtggtagtaatggtaaaaatattagCAATAACTTAAAATCAGTGTCTCCCTCTGCCTCTTCTCTACAAACAGAGGATGAAACGACATTATTTAACTCCGAAAAAGATTATCACTATATAAAGAACATGGATGATACCAACAAAAATGAGAAGAAAGATACCCCAGGTAAAGAAGTGAATCTACTTCAACATAAACATTATCACTTAGCTTCAGAAAGGAAAcaactattaaaaaattcaaatgaaaattacTACCAACTGCTTAACATGGGTGGTAATAATGAGGACACAACATCTTTGAATGATAACAACGAATTTTCGCTTAGCGATGTTGAAAAGATTGAAAAGAGCTCCCATCAAATTTGGAAAAGATCACTACAGCATAAAAAGAAGGCATTTCTCTTTTACCTATAG